The DNA region GCGGGTTCCTCTCTTCTGCTCTTGTGTTGTCTTTGCAGGTCTTGGTGGGCGGGGCGTCTGCTTACGGGAACCAGGGGCACCTGGCCAGTCTCCTGTGGTCCCCTTTAAAAACCTCCCCTCCTGGgctgtctctcttcctgtccagCCAGCGTCCCTCCGCGCCACGTTTTGTTTAGTTGTGTTGTTTAGTCGTTGCGCGTTTTGGCTTACTTAATAAATGTTAATCTCTTCTGTTTAACCGTGTGACTCCATTGTTTTGGTCATGGCTCATGAGCCGGGTCGTGACACCACATTTCAAGTTTAGCACAAAGCGGTCGTGTCATTGGTCAGTCAGTGGAAATCCGTCCTCGTGGATCTGGAGTTCGATGGTCACTGATCTGATCGATCCTTCGTGGATTATTTGTGGATGTTCGCCAAAGCTGTGGCTTTTTATAACAAGTATGGAGGATGGCCGGCGGGAGCAGTTACACGAGCCTGAATACCGTAATACTTCTGTATGCATGTCAGTCATTCTTTTGCTCTGATCAGTCATTGATCAGTGAGCTTTGGGGGTGCTGGATTTTGTTAGCTCTGGAGAGCGCTAGGCTAgttgtttccctttgtttccagtctttgtgctaagctaactggctgcagcttcagattCACTGTGCAGACATGAATCAGACATGAAACCTGATGTTTTTATCTTCTCTTGTGGTTGATTATATTAATGCAGTATCGACTGACAGTTTGTGGAAGGTCTCGATCACCTGATACCTGATGAATCTGACTGGGCATCATCCCAAAATGAGTGGGTGTCGGTCAAGTCAACACAGAAGCCCCATGTGGGTGCTTACATGTCTCCAAAAGTACATAAACGAATGTGAGACGAGGACAGGACTGTCCACCGTGTGCAGGTGAGAGCTCACTGAATAAAGTGTCAAACACTCAAACTGTTGAACAGTTCAGCTTCAGTTCACTTCTTAAACACCCTTTTGAGAtatgaaaatgtgatgttttatctGGACAAATCACCAGTTATTCGGTGATTCAGGAGTGTGTTATCATTTCAAGGTCCTCCAAGATGAAGCCAAACTCGTCGTCAGTCATTAACTCTAAAAAATCCAGTGTTCAAACAAAGTCAGAGGTCATAAACCTGCTGACTTTGTAGTAAACTGACAGCTCTTAATGTGAAAGGACCTCAGCTCTTAATGTGAAAGGACCACACAGCTCTTAATGTGAAAGGACCACACAGCTCTTAATGTGAAAGGACCTCAGCTCTTAATGTGAAAGTACCACACAGCTCTTAATGTGAAAGGACCTCAGCTCTTAATGTGAAAGGACCTCAGCTCTTAATGTGAAAGGACCACACCTGAAGGCAGAGTAACTTTGTAATAAATGACCGTTTATTATAAAGATTACAATCTGTTGCGTTGCAGAGCTCATCAGTTGTCATCGTGTGCTCTTTAGTTTTtagaaaagggaagaaaaaaactacaagtaCACACACGCCACTCACTCCAGAAGAAACTACAAACATCCTGTAAAAAGAGGAAGctagaaaggaggaggaggaggagggtaacCATAAAACCATTATAACCAGGTGAATATTAGGAGGAGGAAGGTTTCACACGCATGTTAGAAAGCCAGGattctcagccaatcagcggGAAGCTGAGGCGTTACCATGGTGAAGTCAGCCAACACTATCAGTTTTGCggtggcagccatcttggctctttattctgtctttttaaatgatCGTTCTGGTGCTCTGCTGTCGCCATGTTGGCTCCATCTGTCAGTCTATGGTTAATAAttagcagtggtggaagaaatcATGTACTAATACCACAGTAGAAAAATACTCTGCATTCATAATTTAAGTATTAGCAACAaattaaagtatcaaaagtaaaagtactttcaTATGTGTGTTGGTCTTGGCTGTAGTTGACCTAAAAAACGTCTTTAACAGTCGACTTTAAACCGTGAATTTACTTTTtgaagagaataaaaagaaCGAACGATAAAAAGAGTGTATCTCAGAGTCTGAAGCAGCCTGACTTTAGCTTTCCTATGATAACAGGATATTGGCTCAGCGGTGGTCATTATAAGGCAGGAAGTCACGTGATAACGCTCAGGTCAAGTCCTGGACCTTcacctgtggaggaaaaaagtTGTGACACCTGAGTCGTGAAACCACCTGAAGTATATGGATGACCACGTATACGAGGTTCGGAGCTCAAAGTCTTGGCCAGAAATGATTagaattattaattatttaataattTCAATTTCTCACAGATAGGTTTTTTGAAAGTCAAAAGTACGGTTGATAAAAAACAGATGAATTTGTTGCTGCTCTCAGATTATTGGTGCTGAATATTAGCATGTGTAGCAGTTTGGGATAAATTTCAGATtgaaatatatcaaaatatgaAAGCAGGTCAGAGTTGGATTTAACTACTTCATGTACTTTttgtacataaaaaaatatttgaatagTAACCACGACTCTTAAATGTGGTGAAAAGttgaatatttctctctgaaatgcgGTGGCGTGAACTAGCATcatgtaaagtacaagtacctcaaaatcatattaaaatactgtacttgagtaaatgtactcagttactttcaaCCACTGCTAATTAGTTACACGTTTCTTTTCTTGGGATAATTTCCTGAACCAATCACCAGTGATTTGTCTGAATGTCATTTTCAGCCGTCGCGCTAGCTAGCATAACATTTAGCTTAAGTTAGAGCGGGAAGTTTGGTTAATGTTGAGAATTCGTGTTGttgaggaagaaaaacaaagaatacTGCAGCATAAATTGTCCCAGCAGAGGAACATCATGGACAAGTTCAAGATGAAGTTTAGATGATGCTAAAGGCTAAAGAGGTCTTCATGGGTCCATCTGGTTCCTCATAACTGAGACCAGATTTGGTTTTCTCAGATGTTTGGTAAAGTTTTCTACAACAGaatcaaattaatttaaaaaaaaaaagaaagacaaaccaTTGGTCAGTATGGCTGGCAGACTGTTAGTGATTAGCATTAGTAATCACTGGTAGTAAGCttgattagcattagcattttttgttgaaaatgatACTTTGTGTTCTCGGTGCAAGTTTATAGATTTGAATGGTCTTAATCATTTTTTCAGTTGTTTAGCAGAAATGTAGCTCGCAGACCTTCTTCATCTGGCAACGTTATCAACTAGCATACATGCTAACGCAGCGCTTtagagctctgctgctgttttaggGATGTGTTGCTTCAGGAGACAACGTGGAACCAAGTGTTCCCCGAACAGAACGTTTTCTCCTGATCAGGACACCTCAGTGCATTACTGCGTTTATCTGGCGAAGCTTTCCAGATTATATCTTTTAATGCTAACCTCAGTGTTGTGTAGCATTGAAACATGAGTATTGTAGAATTTTCTACAAAGCTAAATCTTTAGCCCGTCATTAGCACCACACAGTACAGAATCTTAAACTTGGTTTGCTTCGTGACTTCTCTGTGTCGTATCTTTGACTTTTTACCAAACAATCAGATCTTTTCTAACACAGTTGTTCagtttttgtggtttttgtgcTGACGATTCCTCACAGTCATTCGTTGAACATCGtctataagaaaaaaaaactcccttTTCACAACGTCAGAGTCTGCATGAAGGCATCACTGGCCGCCAGGTTAAGAACAGTAAGGGTCTGGTTGTGGTAGCAGTCGTTGCCCCTAATAATAAACTGTTTGAGGATTGGAACAGTTTTGTTAGTAAACCTGAAGGAATCTGGACAACAGGGCTGCAGTTTGTAGGAGTTTATCTCGCTAGACGTGATTCATGGATCCAGAACCAGGCTGAAACCGGTCTTAGCATCATGTGGTTACCTTGAAAGTTGGGATCTTGATCTAAGTGACCTGCTCGCTGACAGTGATTTGACTGGTGACGGACGGAAGGTAGAACTGCAGGAAAAATAAAGGAACTACTTTTGCCAGCGGAGGAACACTTCATGTCACTGATGAGCAGGTTGCTGGTTgagtttctgattggctgagaaatCCTACAAGTGAATGACCTCACGTCTATTTTAGTGTACAGAGGGATTCCCAGTGGGGAcctgaggtcagaggttaaGAGGTCATATGACCTCTCTGTCACTGATTTGTATTGTTAGACTGTGGAGAAAGCGACAGCCCGTCTCGCTCTGTGGATGACTGTACAGTAGACTATAGTCCATTATAATATATACTATACATACAGTGTACAGCCGAGACATGTGACGTTCAGTCAGCGCAAACAGCCGCACACACTTTGTCTGACGCTGTTTTAAAGATAATTAAGATGTTTGATGGATGCTTTTCAAACAGCTCCAGATGGATATGATGGTTGTAACTCTGTTTCTGAGACAgtgctgttttgctgtgtgtcttGATGGGGTCTGTAGCTCAGATCAATAACTGCTTTTGAACTCTGCAGACTCTGACTGATAGGATGAGTTAGTGACTTTCTGACCTCATGCGAGTGTTTTTAGTGTTACTCTTCAAAGATTCACGGCCGTCTTTTGTTGTTGAAAtctctttcagctcactgaagCTTTCAAACCCGTCGtgatcttttttcattttgtgctaaAACAGCCTTCACTTTCAAGTCAAACATGATGTATAGCTGCTTACAAAGACTGAATATCACATGTGGATAAAGACTTTATAGACTATGGTCTACCAAAATATTACTGTATACATTTTCTTGTCTGCTATACTTTATATTTTACACTATAGCTACATTATTCTATGGTAATATATATTATACAGACTATGAAGTCTACTGTCATGTGCTGTACATAGACTATACATTCGACACCTCTGTGCTCTGCCATTGGCAGGTCATAGAACTTGTACAACTTTGGGATTCATGATTGTGGCTCGGCTTGTGTTCAGGTGCGTCAGCGGGAGGAAACGCTGGAGAAACGCAGTTTGTTGAGGAAACAGGCACTGGAACGTTGATTGTGCTTCAGAGGGGAATCAAGGCGACAGACTAACGTGTCGGTGTGTCAAATTCATGAAAGTTCATCATGTGAAGTTATTAGGAGGTTGTAGCAGTAATGGCGGACAGTTCCCTCCATTGAACAAAGGCTGAAAGCGCTGAAAGTCAACAGTTCACAATCCGTCAACTTGGCTTCAACATCCCAATTTAAAGGAAAAACGTGAAGGAAATACACCTTCCAGTGACGCCACAGGTGTCTAACTTACATGCAGTCTCTTGTTTGATGGACAGGTATAGAAAGGTGATGAGACACAAACGAGACCTTGTGgttttagcagcagttagcgtCGTCTTCGTGTTGGGTTTGAACCGTCTTAATCTACCGTCAACAAAGGTCAGCGGGACAGATCAGTGGAACAGGACTCGACATTAAGTCAGACTTTTCTGTTGGAAggtgtatttttacactgctgatgaagctgctttcagtctttgtgctaagctaggctaaacacatcCTTATCGCTGTGCTGCATGCACTGATAGAAgtctttttatttgtctctgaGAGTTTCTTTAAGAGTTACGCTCAGTGAAGCCGTTAATGCTGCGGTCAGACCGGATTCTTCTAGAAGACATTCACACGATAACTGTGGAGAGAAGCTGCTTTGACAGTCTGTGGCCGAGGCCGTCGTGTGCTGCGCAGCTTAGAAAACACCTTGAGATGAATCTGCAATTTGTCATATTGAGCCTTTCAGTTCTTTTATAATACTCGTTTAATTAAACCTCTGATCCCAGAACAGTCTGAACTCTGTGTTGAATCaataaacaaactgtgtttggtGAGATTCAGACTCTGaacaagcagatatttacaaaaatcaatgaagctgatgaggaaaaacattaaatatattgactttgtgctgttttcagttgagtttatgtcaaagaGGATTAAAAAGTGACCAcatgctgttttattgatggTTTACACAGAGGCCAGACTGTTCTGGAATCAGAGTTGTGTCTTCAAGACctataaaatatataatttcagtcatgttttagTCTTTCTTTGCTTTACCGTCCATGACTTTACTGTCATTAACCCGTTTAATagtcacagaaaagcagcatcgCTCTTCTGACACTTGTAGTACTCGAATGTGTGCAGTGATATTTGAAGGATATGAATTATATTTCCTAAAGCAGCTGTCAGTTCCAGCCGTCCTATCAGACTGGACACTGGAGAAACTTGTAAGTTCAAAGTTCAATCACATCGACCTCTTTGCGAGGCGGATCAGTCGTCtttattgaaatgaatgaggaagGAATTTCGGTTTGACCGCATCTTAACTcctaaacacacattttgttgACTTCACGTGATGCACACTAAACTGTATTTGGGCAACTCCTTTTATGGCCTGTTGTAAACTCCATATATGGTCTGGAGGAAACTCCATGTATGGCAGGGAGGAGATCCCCAATATGGCAGGGAGGAAACTCCATATATGGCCTGTTCCTGGCGAGTTACCTTTACTGCAGGATGTTAATGGCAGGTGGAGCCACACTTGACTGATTCAGGATGAACTCAGTAGAGTCGAAGGGTTAACCGAAGAGATTCAGGTGTCAGGGGTGTGTAGGTGGTGTCAGGTGTAGGGGGGAAGGAGAAAGGTATTTTCTGTACAAATGGCTTTAAACAGATAGCACCATGTACAGTAAGCCCTCAGTAAGCAGGTTAGAAACCAGAGAGGTTTACAGTtggagctctgctgcagctctccctgaaacacacagcacatcagcACAAAGTCACACTCATTGACAAATCATTATGAATTCCAAAACATCACCGAAACGACCTTGAAATTCAACTCATTGTCAAATCATAAGGAACTCAAAATCATTTTCCAAACTATTAGAAACTCTGTTAAGTCGTCACCACCACGTTATTACTTGTTATTCATAAATTCTAAATGATCGTATTAAGAtatgaaatcaaaataaacacaaattcTTCATGAGTgatatttgaaaaacaaaacaaacaaaaaaaaaagtcacaagaACTTTCTGTAAAAGGTCGGAGAAACATCCTCAGCTGAGCTCCTGTTGTTAAGGTAGAGACTCCCAGTAGCTCGCTAATCGTCCAGGTCTGCTAGCAAAAGTCCAGCTAAACTCATCCGGGGAAGCAGAGTGGCACGAGGACAACAACCCGTCTCATTAATCAGTTTGTCAGATCAGCTCTTTGATCAATGACCCGCCACCTGCCGAGACTGGCAGTAAAGCTCCGTGTCCAGCGCCAATTAGCTCAGTAAGCCACATGCTAACATAACGCTGCAGAACACGAtgtcctgcagtgttttctgatgaTTCACAtcaaaatatacagaaaacaAACGGAAAAAGAAAGTTATTTGTTTAGCAGCTACGTTACATCATTATTTGAAACAGCTATTTCACTAGCTAGCACAGAATGTTAGCAAGGCAAACGTTTATGGTGCAGACCCTCGCAATCTGTTAGATGGAGTTGATCAACTCCATCTAACAGATTAGCTCGTTGATTAGCCAAAGAAAGatgaatttgaaaataaatttaaTAATCGATTAATTGTCTTTTTAAGGCAAACATTCCAAAAACTCGCTGCGtacagcttctcaaatatgaaaatgtgcttgtttttttagTCCACAGCAGCCTGAGACTGAAAGGTAATCAACCaaaattagcattagcactgACTTCAGCTCCCGCCTGGTTGACTCCAGCAGCAACTAACATAACGCTGACTGGACGTTTCATTCAATATTCTCTTTTTACTCTGAAATGACAAATTTGGTCGAGGGTTTTTACGGCATAAACTCAAGGCATCAGAAGACAGAGGCCAAGCTAAATCTCGGAGGTCTAAAACTACACTAAAGCCAAATGCCAGACACAGACCTTGGTGCTGCCATTCCTTTTGGGTTGATCAAAGAGCTGATAAGCCAAAATGTCACCGAGATCACTCAGAGAGCTGGGCTCCACGTTGGTAAAAAGGTCTAAAGATTCAGTCACTGCTAAGATATCCTACTCAAAGAGATGGCCTAGTGTCTGACCAGAGGTCAGGGGTTATGAGGTCACAGTTCAGGATGTCTAGAGGTTAGTGGTCAGAGGTGAGGGGTCAAGTGGAAccatccagcagctgtctgaGTGCCCTCTCGATGTTGATTCGGTGTCCCAGTCTGGTGACGCCCAGCTCCACGTAGTCGTCTTTGGTGAGGGCAGGGAGATGGGAGCCTTCGATCTCGTGCTCCTGGAAGCGCTGGCGGTGCTCGGCCAGGCCCACGCTCTCCAGCCAGTCACCCACGTCATATTTATTCCACAAGTTGAGAGGCCGCTGCCTCCATGGCCGAAGGGCCAAAAGGGGCCCGCTGAGGACCGGGGAGGGGCAGGGAGAGGCGTGGGGTGAAGGTGAGGGTGAACGGGACCTGGTTCGTGCACTGGCACTTCGCATCACAAACCGAACCTCCTTCGGTTCTGAGGGGAGACTTAGACTGGACGACTTCAGGATGGTTAGACCGCGACCCGAACTCAGGTCTGGCCTTTCGGAGGAGGAGGCAATACCTATTGACCTATCAGATGGGGAGGGCGAGGGGGAGGGGCTCCGGCGAGTGACGGGGTAGCGGCTTCCTGGTCGGACTGTATAACTGGCGCCGTATCCTCGCTGGGAGATCGTGTGGAGTTCACCAAGACTAGAGAACAACCTGCAACACATTAAGCAGTATATAAATAAACATGGAGGTGCTAACTGACCGTTTGTAAAGCCCTGCTCCCGTTAGTTACTGTTGTTACGGCACATACTGAGTTTACAGTCATGACCGCGGCAGATTTACCTCAAAATTCTTGCTAATTTGACAAAcaagtttttttatttaaaacagcAGCGGATTTTGCTGCCTGAAACAACTGTTGTTGGCAGACTTCATGAGCTTTAGATAGCTCGCTAATCAGTGCTAATTAAACTCTGTCTAGTGgtgactcattttaaaatgagaaaccTGTGAAAAAGGTAATATGATGGTTATGTCCATACACCACGAGGCTAAAGCTAGGATGCCCCACGCAAAAGTCATTAATCGTCACAAGCTAACGATCCATGTGGAAGATATGAAAATAAAGAATCAGCATTAGTTTTTGTATTACAGCAAAGCTAGTTGTCACCAGCGTGATACAACAGTATTATATAAAAATGTCAGATCATACTAACGTAACCCTTTTTGGATGCTTGATTTCCTACAGAACAAGTGACAGAGATGAGGGATTTATAATGGCTAATGCTATGCTAACAGCTATGTCAGATATGCTAATGTTTGTGGCGCACAGTtgagcagataaacacactgtttacTCTATTTGCTGCTCTTTTGTTATTTGGTTTTGAAAAGGCACATCTCACATAGATGCCACATGTTGAGACATACAAAGCTTGACAGCCGTTGCTGCGTTTGCCAATTTGGATATTTGATTTTCGGGGAGGTCTTTAGCCACTGGTCAATTCCTTGTTTTTATTCCAAACACGGGTTGGATAGTAGTTGCAGACATTTAGTAGTTAGTCATCTGCGAAGAAGGTGCATGTTAGTTAGCTGTTAGCAAATAAAAATCATCTCTTAGCGATAACGAGAAGTGTTTAccagagacaaaaacatacGATTTACTCTGTCCACTGTCCACACATCtggaacaacacaaacaacagattCTGTTACaatacgtgcacacacacacacacacacacacacacacacagtagcactATCGGGTtaacagtactgcagtatttacaATAGAAGGCATTTTGATGTACCTGGCGCCTCCTACTGGTGATCTCCGGCCCGGATCGAGGGGACTCGGCTCCTCCCCCAGAGAGTGACTGTCTTTGTTGAGCAGCTGGAGCCGATTAGCCAGATCCAGACCAGAACCCGCCCTGCCGCTCAGCTCCAGTGCTGATGCTGAGCGGCTGGTCAGATCCACGGCCgaccctgacccctgacctcccAGTGCTGCCGGACGGCCTTCCTCCGGGCTGAGGCCTCGCCGGTCGTCCCCACGGTCGTCCCCACCTCCCCACAGCTTGGACCTCCTCTGGAACAGATAGCGCGGCTGTCGGCCACCACCGCTGGTGGGGGAGGAACAgagtggggaggagggggaggaggaggatgcagcAGACGGGAGGAGCTCACTGTCTGAAGATTGCTTCAGCAGTGGGTCCCGGAGTGCAGAGCGGCCCCGACCAATAGGTGAACGGAGGCGTGGCTTCAGAGCAAtcggggaggtggagggggaggaaggcGAAGGGTGAGcagcaggaggggaggaaggggaaGTTGGAGCAGGAGGGGAGGCCAAGGTGATTGAGGGAGGGAGCGAGCTGGGTGAGGAGGAGCTGTCGTGGAGCCGTTCgtcacctccttcctcttcgTCTCCTCGCCTACCCAGCGAATCAGGAccactctctcctccccctccttccccacctCGCCGTGGCAACAAGGTGAGGGAAGATGGGGGAGGAGGGGCAGGAGTAGCAGCAAATGCAGGGGGTGGAGTTACCAGACCAATTCTGCGGAGCTCCTCCCTTGTCTCCTCGTCACTGGATGACAGCAATGCTGGTGGGAGCGTAACTGTGTAAGCTccgccctcctcctctgagctgccCACAGTGAGGCTTCTGCGCCTGTCAATCAGAGCAGGGTGAGTCTCATTGGCCAGCGCCGGCAAGGGGGTGGGTCTCCAGCGCTCAGGCGAGGGGCCGGCAGGTGATGtcactcctccctctgtttcaggACGCTCCACCTGTCCATCAGGGAACAAGGGTGGGGTTATGCGTTTGTGCCTCAGCTCAGGACTCGTCTGGGGAGTGGTGCGCTTGGTTCGCTGCTCGGGGCTCGTCTGAGGGGTGGTGCGTTTGGATCGTGGCTCGGGGCTGCTCTGCGGGGTGGTAATAGGGGTGCGCTTGTGTCTTCCCTCTGGACTGGCAGCAGGAGTGGGGATGGGTGTGGTGGAAGCAGATGCATGTTTTAGTCGAGGCTCTGGGCTCGGCGTGCGAGCAGTGAGCGCTCGTTCTCGTGCAGCAAGGGCCAGGGCGAGTGGAGATGAGGggtctgaggagaggagagaagagaagagtaAAGGTGTAAGGTGGATTTTCAGCCGTCATTATACTGTTGGGACGCTGCGCTCGAGTGAATTTTCTACGGTTTACTATTGATCGTGGTAGTTTCACATTATCCACTGCCCCTCTCTGTGTGCTACCTCAAGGTATCTGAGTCCTATTCTGTTTTGTGGAGTACCTCAAGGCTGCGTTCTAGGTCCCCTTCTGTGTTTTGTGGAGCATAATTTGATGGTAAATTTGATACTCTGGAACCCATCTTTAAACAGAGTGCTTGGGTACTGATCTGACTTGATGCCAATAAAATGGTACGGTCCAGTTTTCAGCAGGAGAAGGTTGATCTGAATTGATCACTGCAATTCGATTACTGTCATCAACTAATGCAGACTAGATCCAGACTCGGCAGTCAGACTCAAGAACAAATGAGAGATTACATTGGATTGTGTCAGACTGACCTAAAGGTTTTCCTGTCAGCGGGTGGAGGAAGGTGTGAGGAGTTGGTGAGGGCGACAGGACCGGCGCCGGAGGAGGAAGCTCGCCGAGGTCGTCCATTGAATGGCTCTGAGTCAGGAGGGGTGGCACCTGGTTTTCTGACCCGGCTCCctccacagacaggaagagagacgaCCTGCGGCCCTGAACCCGAGCACGCTCTGAAAGAACCTGCTGCTGGTACAGCTCCGCCCGGCTGGGGCTGCCCGGTAGCTCTAATTTGGACGGATCATGATCTTTCATTCCAAGTCCTGGAGGAAAAAGAACAAGATGTCAGACTGAGCGAGGAGTCCAAACCACTTAGTGGGACGTtttacaaaaatgttttctgcaaGCACAAACAGGGTAAACCACAGCTGTACGGAAGCCGTTTGTCCAGATCCAGTAACCCTGATGAAACTCCATTCGTAGGTATGTTGGTTGGTAGCTAGCTAACCAGTAGTTAACTAGGTTAAttgacagcaaacacattgTAACTATTAATGTTGGCAGCTACCAACCAATATAAGTAGTTAATGGAATTTAATGCAGGTGTAACTTGAAACTGTGACAAACATCCCATAATGCTCTGAGGAAATTAGGCACAAATGTAACTCCATAGACTCAGAAAGATAACAGGTCTGAACAGTCCTAACCCTGCTCCTCAACAGGAAGTTGTTTCAACAAAGgtgacttcctcctctgtggcttGGAGGGCGGAGCCTGTTGTCCCACGTTAGCGTAAGGGTTTTCTATTGGTCGGCCCCGGCGGCGTGACAGCGGTGAGTGACCGAGGGCGGGGCTGGTGCTGTGGAGAGACAGcgtggaggtgtgtgtggcggtgtgaagcgtgtgtgtggcagtgtgtgtggcagtgtgcAGCGTGTGCGTGGCAGCGGCGTGTGCGTCGGGCTGCAGCGGCGGCGGTGTGTCCTGCAGGATGATCATCGACCTCGCCTTCCTCTGGCGCTCGGCGTGGGCGTGGCTCCTCGTCGGTGAGTCGGAGAGCTCCTGGAGCCTTGGCTCCGCCCCGGGCTTGAAGCTGGAGCGGGTTAGCCCCTCCCCTCTggccggaggaggagggggaaggaaggaagggggaGGACCAGAGTCgaggaggaagagcgaggaggtggaggaggcagagggaggagggggcggagctgtttgaggaggaggagggatgaagcTGTCCGTCAGCGAGGAGCTCCGTGGAAACCGGCTTTCGTTGATCAGAGCTGAGATCCTGTCGTCCTCAGGTGTGCCTGCCGCAGTAACCATGGAGACGTAAAATTACCcaacaaatgaaacatgttaaaatcaatatttcatcatCTTTCATCGAGTACTTCAGGTGCCGTCTGTGgtaacatgtgtgtgtatgtgtatgtgtgtactgtatgatcccgtgtgtgtgcgtctcacCGAAGCTCTTGGTTCTGGACATTCCTCGAGGTAAAGCCATGGTGCTCTTCTCTGGAGCTGTGGGGGGCACCAGACCCTGACGCTCAAACAgggactgcacacacacacacacacacacacacacacacacacacacacacacacacacacacacacacacacacacacacacacacacattcagtctgAAATCATAGACTCCCCGCAGGTTTTGTTGGATGCGTTTAACctgtttaacatgttttcacccTCAACAGTC from Chaetodon trifascialis isolate fChaTrf1 chromosome 22, fChaTrf1.hap1, whole genome shotgun sequence includes:
- the shank3b gene encoding SH3 and multiple ankyrin repeat domains protein 3 isoform X3, whose protein sequence is MPLSPAADTKHDRPRQQAVTNGNPTGSAVARDDDADDTPPGNSIVVRIGIPDLQQTKCLRLDPELPVWTSKQRVLVTLTQSLSDVLNYGLFQPAFNGRAGKFLDEERLLKEYPLPPITPIPYLEFRYKRRIYTQSYVDDKQLAKLHTKANLKRFMEHVHQKNVEKVSKWLEKGLDPNFHDSDSGECPLTLAVQLEESCELIKVLRSGGAHLDFRTRDGITALHRAVLCRNSTSLTTLLDLGASPDYKDSRGLTPLYHSAMVGGAPYCCELLLQDHATIGMTDENGWQEIHQACRFGNVQHLEHLLFYGADMSSQNASGNTALHLCALYNQDSCARVLLFRGANKDIKNYNNQTAFQVAIIAGNFDLAEIIKIHKASDVVVPFRETPSYTKRRRAGLTRTPAGNGLSSPRSLIRSASDNALESPASSPGPSLQSLETHHDTHTHSLRRHTRRLSPSGGGHVETSPPSSPPLTPQMRKRRLYSAVPGRTFIATRSHVPQGTGEIQLHRGERVKVLSIGEGGFWEGSVKGRTGWFPADCVEEVQMRQYDPRLETREDRTKRLFRHYTVGSYDNYTSYSDYVIEEKTAVLQKRESEGFGFVLRGAKAETPIEEFAPTPAFPALQYLESVDQGGVAWRAGLRTGDFLIEVNGADVVKVGHRQVVSLIRQGGSRLLMKVVSVSRKSESNLIRKKAPPPPKRAPSTSLTLRSKSMTADLEEIEKLDEMLAGGQQEVVLRGRPSDDFRAATVKQRPTSRRITQAEINSLFERQGLVPPTAPEKSTMALPRGMSRTKSFGTPEDDRISALINESRFPRSSSLTDSFIPPPPQTAPPPPPSASSTSSLFLLDSGPPPSFLPPPPPARGEGLTRSSFKPGAEPRLQELSDSPTRSHAHAERQRKARSMIILQDTPPPLQPDAHAAATHTLHTATHTATHTLHTATHTSTLSLHSTSPALGHSPLSRRRGRPIENPYANVGQQAPPSKPQRRKSPLLKQLPVEEQGLGMKDHDPSKLELPGSPSRAELYQQQVLSERARVQGRRSSLFLSVEGAGSENQVPPLLTQSHSMDDLGELPPPAPVLSPSPTPHTFLHPLTGKPLDPSSPLALALAARERALTARTPSPEPRLKHASASTTPIPTPAASPEGRHKRTPITTPQSSPEPRSKRTTPQTSPEQRTKRTTPQTSPELRHKRITPPLFPDGQVERPETEGGVTSPAGPSPERWRPTPLPALANETHPALIDRRRSLTVGSSEEEGGAYTVTLPPALLSSSDEETREELRRIGLVTPPPAFAATPAPPPPSSLTLLPRRGGEGGGGESGPDSLGRRGDEEEGGDERLHDSSSSPSSLPPSITLASPPAPTSPSSPPAAHPSPSSPSTSPIALKPRLRSPIGRGRSALRDPLLKQSSDSELLPSAASSSSPSSPLCSSPTSGGGRQPRYLFQRRSKLWGGGDDRGDDRRGLSPEEGRPAALGGQGSGSAVDLTSRSASALELSGRAGSGLDLANRLQLLNKDSHSLGEEPSPLDPGRRSPVGGARLFSSLGELHTISQRGYGASYTVRPGSRYPVTRRSPSPSPSPSDRSIGIASSSERPDLSSGRGLTILKSSSLSLPSEPKEVRFVMRSASARTRSRSPSPSPHASPCPSPVLSGPLLALRPWRQRPLNLWNKYDVGDWLESVGLAEHRQRFQEHEIEGSHLPALTKDDYVELGVTRLGHRINIERALRQLLDGST